Below is a window of Congzhengia minquanensis DNA.
TAAACTTTATTAAAAAAGACAATTTAACACTATATGTTTCCTTTTGCCTTTTAAGAAAATATTGTATGAACTTTTTCGGCGTGCAGGAAGGTGTTGTTTATCTTCTTGGCTACGACTATTTTTCTGTTTTAGATTTTGTTAAAAACAAAAAGGATTTGAACTTATTAGACTTCGGCAATGCGATATGTGAAGAAAGCCGCGTGAAAATTTTGGAGCTGTTGTTAGAGCGCAGCGAAGTCACCTGCAAGGATTTGGAAAAGATTTTCAGTTTCTCCGGCTCCACGGCCTATCACCACATCACCATGATGACGAAAATTGGGGTTGTAAAAACGCGGAACGAAGGAAAAACCATTCTTTACAGCCTGAACAGAAAGTACTTTGACGCCATAATCGACGTTTTAAGTAAATATTCAAGCAAATGACACGAAAGGGGGAAAGACATCATGATTAAAACCTGGAAAAAGCCTGTTTGCTCCACCGTAAAGGCGGATCAATTATCAGCGTACATTAAGGCGGCAGCCCGCTCCGGCTGCCATTACTTTGTTGGCCGCTAAATAGCATTGAAAAAATTGCAGCAAAAACGCTGTTGCGTTTTTGCTGCAATTTTTGTTTTGCCCAGTTACTGAAAAGCATGTTTTCAGTCAGTTCGTTTACTTTCAAAAACAGTAGAGTCTTCTTTCAAAAGATATCACATGGCTATCAGGACTATGAAAGGCGCATTTTCGTTTTGGCATTATTGACAAAGACCACCCGCTGTGGTATATTTAGAGTATATAATAAGCAAAAGTAGTATTATTTTTTAAACAGGGGGCATTTACTTGAATTTTTCGCAAAGATTGCAGGAAATTATGAAAAACAATGGAATTACGAAATTTAAGTTGTCGAAACAGTTAAATGTGTCCCCCAGCACGGTTGCGAATTGGCTGAACGGAGAAAGCAGGCCTAATATTGAGCGTATTCGGCAAATTGCAGAATTCTTTAACGTTTCAACAGATTTTCTGCTAACCGGCAATAACGCTTCAAGCCAGCAGATGCTCGTATCAAATGAATCTTTTGAGCAGTTGGAACGTATTTTATTAGACGCGTTCCGCAAGGTTTCGGTCAGCGATAAAATTGCCATTCTGCAGCACGCGGAGTCACTTGCTCACAGCAGGCAAATATATGATATGATTGGCGATATTCCTCACAACGAAAATTTTTCGTTTGCTGAAAACGGAAATCATACGAAGTCTCTGCTGACTCCAGATGATGTCAGACGGATAAAAGCACTTCTAAAAAAATACGATGAGGATAATCAATAAAAAATTGGAATAAAAACTCCTGCATAAAAATGCAGGTTTTTTTATAAAATACGTTCCAGGAAGAGGAACGATAAGGAGATGTTTTATGGGATTTTCAATTGAAACCAGTGTACCGGTATTTACCGTGTTCCTGCAGGGACTGATTAGCTTTCTATCACCCTGCATTCTTCCCCTTGTTCCGCTGTATGTGAGCTATCTGGCCGGGGGGGCAAAAATGGTGGATGCAGACGGAACCATCCGCTATCCCCGCCGAAAAGTTTTGATAAATACGCTCTTTTTTGTGATTGGAATTAGCTTTGCCTTTTTCCTGCTGGGATTTGGTTTTACTGCTCTGGGACGGTTTTTCAGCGACAACCGCATTTGGTTTGCGCGTATCAGTGGAATTGTAATGATTTTGTTTGGCCTGTACCAGTTCGGTGTGTTTGGAAAATCCGGCGCACTTGACCGGGAGCGCCGGCTGCCGTTCTCACTGAACCGTTTTACCATGGGGCCTGTTCCTGCGCTGATTTTAGGGTTTACGTTCAGCTTCGCATGGACGCCTTGTGTGGGTCCCACCCTGGGCAGTGTGCTTTTAATGGCGGGTGTATCGCAAACCGCTGCAAAAGGATTTTTGCTCATCGGCGTTTATACACTGGGCTTTGTTTTGCCCTTTATCGCAGTAGGGCTTTTTACCACCACGGTGTTAGAGTTTTTTAAAAAGCATCAGAACATTGTGCGTTACACCGTGAAAACCGGCGCTGTTTTGCTGGTGCTCATGGGAATTATGACGTTAACGGGCTATTTAAACGGCATTACCGGCTATTTATCGAACTTAGGCACGGGTTTTGGAAATAACCAAAGCACGCAAAGCAGCGAACCGGAAAATCCCTCTGCCTCCCCCACTGCAGCGCCCGGCGCAGAAGAGGAAGAAAAAACAGTGCCGGCGCCGGACTTTACCTTAAAAGACCAGTATGGGAACCAGCACAGGCTGTCTGACTATAAAGGAAAAACTGTGTTTTTAAACTTTTGGGCCACCTGGTGCCCGCCCTGCAAACAGGAAATGCCGGAAATTCAGGCGCTTTATGAACGGTATGGCAAAAACAGCGGTGATTTGATTGTGCTGGGTGTAGCAGGCCCCAATCAGGACCGGGAAGGCTCTGCAGACCATGTAAAAGAGTTCCTTTCAAAAAACAATTATACCTTTCCCGTTGTGCTGGACGAAAGCGGCGATTTGTTTTATCAATACCGCATCAGCGCATTCCCCACCACATATATGATTGATAAAGACGGCAATATTTACGGCGGCGTGGCAAGCGCCCTGACCGGCGATATGATGGAAAGCATTGTAAAACAAACGATGGACGCAAACCAGTAAAGCAAAAAAAACAGGGTACAGTAATAATGCTGTATCCTGTTTTTTACCTCTTACTGTAAAAAAACAACCTGTTAGCAGAAAAGAATTTACATAGCAGCGAAATTCAGCTATAATAAGAACTGCGGGAAAGGAGCTGAAACTGTGAAAATTCGAATTGAAGTTGACGATGCAATTTCCGACGAAGAGGTCATCATCCGCTGCAGGGAAATCAGCAGCACCATTCAAACGCTTCAGCAAACCTTGCTTCAATCCCTGCAAAAGGTGAAGCTGGTCTTTTATAAAAATAATGTTGAATATTATCTACCGGTCAGTTCCATTTACTTTTTTGAAACCGCGCAAACAACCATAGATGCCCACACAAAAGACGACGTTTATAAAATTAAATATAAATTATACGAGCTTGAGGATCTGCTTCCCCGCTCTTTTGTCCGTATATCCAAATCCACTATTATAAATGTGGATTTCGTATATTCGATTGACAAAAACCTGACTTCCTCCGGCTGCGTACGGTTTTACCACACCCATAAGCAGGTGTTTGTGTCCAGACACTATTTCAAAGCTTTAAAAAACAGGTTAGACGAAAGGAGAACTTATCATGAATAAAAAAAATATTGTGTGGGGGCTCATTTTTATTATGGCCGCAATCTTAGTTGTGTGCGGGGCCTTTGGGATTTTGGGAAATCCGGTGAATTTAATTATAACGGTGCTGTTAATTCCAATTATCATTTCAAATGTAGTTCACTTAGCATACCCGGGCATTTTTTTCCCGTTGGCAATAATTGCAATTTTGTATGACGATTATCTGGGCATTCAGGCGCTTACGCCCTGGCCGGTTTTATTTATTGCTTTATTTTTAAGCATAGGGCTTTCCTTTTTGTTTCCCAAGTATAAGCATTTTTACAAACACTCGGGGGAAAAATCGTTTCACGAAATTATTAACGAAGCGGACGACAGCGTTATAAACCTTTCTGCTAAGTTCGGCGGCAGTGTGAAATATGTCAATACAAACCAACTGCAAGAGGTGAATATTGACTGCGCGTTCAGCGGAATGAAAGTTTATTTCGACCATGCGGATATGGCCGGCGAAAAGGCCTCTGTTAACGTTCGTTTAAGCTTTTCCGGCTTAGAACTCTATGTGCCAAAAAATTGGAATGTAGTAGATA
It encodes the following:
- a CDS encoding LiaF transmembrane domain-containing protein, translating into MNKKNIVWGLIFIMAAILVVCGAFGILGNPVNLIITVLLIPIIISNVVHLAYPGIFFPLAIIAILYDDYLGIQALTPWPVLFIALFLSIGLSFLFPKYKHFYKHSGEKSFHEIINEADDSVINLSAKFGGSVKYVNTNQLQEVNIDCAFSGMKVYFDHADMAGEKASVNVRLSFSGLELYVPKNWNVVDNLGCTLGGVERRGTASETTDKTLVLNGSVSFSGVTIIYV
- a CDS encoding helix-turn-helix domain-containing protein, producing MNFSQRLQEIMKNNGITKFKLSKQLNVSPSTVANWLNGESRPNIERIRQIAEFFNVSTDFLLTGNNASSQQMLVSNESFEQLERILLDAFRKVSVSDKIAILQHAESLAHSRQIYDMIGDIPHNENFSFAENGNHTKSLLTPDDVRRIKALLKKYDEDNQ
- a CDS encoding cytochrome c biogenesis protein/redoxin; this encodes MGFSIETSVPVFTVFLQGLISFLSPCILPLVPLYVSYLAGGAKMVDADGTIRYPRRKVLINTLFFVIGISFAFFLLGFGFTALGRFFSDNRIWFARISGIVMILFGLYQFGVFGKSGALDRERRLPFSLNRFTMGPVPALILGFTFSFAWTPCVGPTLGSVLLMAGVSQTAAKGFLLIGVYTLGFVLPFIAVGLFTTTVLEFFKKHQNIVRYTVKTGAVLLVLMGIMTLTGYLNGITGYLSNLGTGFGNNQSTQSSEPENPSASPTAAPGAEEEEKTVPAPDFTLKDQYGNQHRLSDYKGKTVFLNFWATWCPPCKQEMPEIQALYERYGKNSGDLIVLGVAGPNQDREGSADHVKEFLSKNNYTFPVVLDESGDLFYQYRISAFPTTYMIDKDGNIYGGVASALTGDMMESIVKQTMDANQ
- a CDS encoding LytTR family transcriptional regulator DNA-binding domain-containing protein — translated: MKIRIEVDDAISDEEVIIRCREISSTIQTLQQTLLQSLQKVKLVFYKNNVEYYLPVSSIYFFETAQTTIDAHTKDDVYKIKYKLYELEDLLPRSFVRISKSTIINVDFVYSIDKNLTSSGCVRFYHTHKQVFVSRHYFKALKNRLDERRTYHE